The Myxococcota bacterium genome has a segment encoding these proteins:
- a CDS encoding TIGR03619 family F420-dependent LLM class oxidoreductase, whose protein sequence is MKFTLTVSFCDPGFYLPLAQAADASGFDAICVADGLFWFDEIREKYPYTKDGERWWGPEMPFLDPWAVIPAMAAVTQRIHFYTNVMKFPVRHPLLLAKSITTAAVLSGGRVGLGVGLSPWPEDYEVCGERWERRGPRSAEMIEIIREVASGALVEHEGEFYRFPKLQIAPVPKQPIPIYVGGHAEGALRRAARIADGWISANVTSKELAPLVERVRALRAELGPKGAPFEVKGLAIDVHDLDGFRRLRDMGITDAVVWPWHFYGGNANDLGHRIDVVRRFTDDVIEKLREEGA, encoded by the coding sequence GTGAAGTTCACGCTCACCGTCTCGTTCTGCGACCCGGGCTTCTACCTGCCGCTCGCGCAGGCCGCCGACGCGAGCGGCTTCGACGCGATCTGCGTCGCCGACGGGCTCTTCTGGTTCGACGAGATCCGCGAGAAGTACCCGTACACGAAGGACGGCGAGCGTTGGTGGGGCCCCGAGATGCCCTTCCTCGACCCGTGGGCCGTGATCCCGGCGATGGCCGCGGTCACGCAGCGCATCCACTTCTACACGAACGTGATGAAGTTCCCGGTGCGCCATCCGCTGCTGCTCGCGAAGTCGATCACGACGGCGGCCGTGCTGTCGGGCGGGCGCGTCGGCCTCGGCGTCGGGCTCTCGCCCTGGCCCGAGGACTACGAGGTGTGCGGCGAGCGCTGGGAGCGCCGCGGGCCGCGCAGCGCCGAGATGATCGAGATCATCCGCGAGGTCGCGAGCGGCGCGCTCGTCGAGCACGAGGGCGAGTTCTACCGCTTTCCGAAGCTGCAGATCGCGCCGGTGCCGAAGCAGCCGATCCCGATCTACGTGGGCGGCCACGCCGAAGGCGCCCTGCGCCGCGCGGCGCGCATCGCCGACGGCTGGATCTCGGCCAACGTCACGAGCAAGGAGCTCGCGCCGCTCGTCGAGCGCGTGCGCGCGCTGCGCGCCGAGCTCGGCCCGAAGGGTGCGCCCTTCGAGGTGAAGGGGCTCGCGATCGACGTGCACGACCTCGACGGCTTCCGCCGCCTGCGCGACATGGGCATCACGGACGCCGTCGTCTGGCCCTGGCACTTCTACGGCGGGAACGCGAACGACCTCGGCCACCGCATCGACGTCGTGCGCCGCTTCACCGACGACGTGATCGAGAAGCTCCGGGAGGAGGGCGCCTAG
- a CDS encoding efflux RND transporter periplasmic adaptor subunit — protein MTSTHRFAAAAALAACAALALGRTGRAGDDDPPATDALPVATVRVALRAGFEVRERLAGRVVSPRRSELGFERGGRVAEVAVDDGERVAAGDVLARLDTRELAAQRRELEARVAATDARLELARATSERQRELRRADFASQQRLDEAVAGEKALAAQIAADRASLERVRVALELSLLRAPYDALVAARHLDEGTVAQPGQAVLSILERDAREVRVGVPPDVATRLEPGRRYAVEIDGQGDVIEAGATLRRVVAAIDVATRTQTAVLALDADAPPVPDGALARVLFEREVAAPGAWVPIGALAEAQRGTWTAYAVVRDADGAQRAERRQVEVLHGESDRAYVRGTLRDGDELVADGLHRLAPGLRVRVASTSTFPAASSDAARAPGAPPPTARPEPPEPPEAPRS, from the coding sequence GTGACCTCGACGCATCGCTTCGCCGCCGCCGCGGCGCTCGCCGCGTGCGCGGCGCTCGCGCTCGGGCGCACGGGCCGCGCCGGCGACGACGACCCGCCCGCGACGGACGCCCTCCCCGTCGCGACCGTGCGCGTCGCGCTGCGCGCGGGCTTCGAGGTGCGCGAGCGCCTCGCGGGCCGCGTCGTGAGCCCGCGCCGGAGCGAGCTCGGCTTCGAGCGCGGCGGACGCGTCGCGGAGGTCGCCGTCGACGACGGCGAGCGCGTCGCCGCGGGCGACGTGCTCGCGCGCCTCGACACGCGCGAGCTCGCCGCGCAGCGGCGCGAGCTCGAGGCCCGCGTCGCGGCGACGGACGCGCGCCTCGAGCTCGCGCGCGCGACGAGCGAGCGGCAGCGCGAGCTGCGGCGCGCCGACTTCGCGTCGCAGCAGCGGCTCGACGAGGCCGTCGCGGGCGAGAAGGCGCTCGCCGCGCAGATCGCGGCCGACCGCGCCTCGCTCGAGCGCGTGCGCGTCGCGCTCGAGCTCTCGCTCCTGCGCGCGCCGTACGACGCCCTCGTCGCCGCGCGCCACCTCGACGAGGGAACGGTGGCGCAGCCCGGCCAGGCCGTGCTCTCGATCCTCGAGCGCGACGCGCGCGAGGTGCGCGTCGGCGTGCCGCCCGACGTCGCGACGCGGCTCGAGCCGGGCCGACGTTATGCGGTGGAGATCGACGGCCAGGGCGACGTGATCGAGGCCGGAGCCACGCTCCGGCGCGTCGTCGCGGCGATCGACGTCGCGACGCGCACGCAGACCGCCGTGCTCGCGCTCGACGCCGACGCGCCGCCCGTGCCCGACGGGGCGCTCGCGCGCGTGCTGTTCGAGCGCGAGGTCGCGGCGCCGGGCGCGTGGGTGCCGATCGGCGCGCTCGCGGAAGCGCAGCGGGGGACGTGGACGGCCTACGCCGTCGTGCGCGACGCCGACGGCGCGCAGCGCGCCGAGCGGCGCCAGGTGGAGGTGCTGCACGGCGAGAGCGACCGCGCGTACGTGCGCGGCACGCTGCGCGACGGCGACGAGCTCGTCGCCGACGGCCTGCACCGCCTCGCGCCCGGCCTGCGCGTGCGCGTGGCGTCGACGTCGACGTTCCCGGCCGCCTCGTCCGACGCCGCGCGCGCGCCGGGGGCGCCGCCGCCGACCGCGCGCCCCGAACCGCCCGAACCGCCCGAAGCGCCCCGCTCCTGA
- a CDS encoding TetR/AcrR family transcriptional regulator, whose amino-acid sequence MPRALRDDEVQAFRASLCEVAERLFAEQGYEGVTLRALATELGCSPMTPYRYFANKEAIFAAVRTAAFARFGAAIERAAAAPATPLERLRHLGRAYVAFAMREQSAYRIMFEVARPAGLDADALADADQRATLLRGWLPLVETIEALAKQGAVDGEPLLLAHVAFSALHGLVMLELSDKYLLGVSFEELVEPAIDRLIRGLLRGPDALSEAPPSGGSP is encoded by the coding sequence GTGCCGCGCGCGCTCCGCGACGACGAGGTCCAGGCGTTCCGCGCCTCGCTGTGCGAGGTCGCGGAGCGGCTCTTCGCCGAGCAGGGCTACGAGGGCGTGACGCTGCGCGCGCTCGCCACCGAGCTCGGCTGCAGCCCGATGACGCCCTACCGCTACTTCGCCAACAAGGAGGCGATCTTCGCCGCCGTGCGCACGGCCGCGTTCGCGCGCTTCGGCGCGGCGATCGAGCGCGCCGCCGCCGCGCCGGCGACGCCGCTCGAGCGGCTGCGCCACCTCGGTCGCGCGTACGTCGCCTTCGCGATGCGCGAGCAGAGCGCCTACCGGATCATGTTCGAGGTCGCGCGGCCGGCCGGCCTCGACGCCGACGCGCTCGCCGATGCGGACCAGCGAGCCACCCTGCTGCGCGGCTGGCTCCCGCTCGTCGAGACGATCGAGGCGCTCGCGAAGCAGGGCGCCGTCGACGGCGAGCCGCTCCTGCTCGCGCACGTCGCGTTCAGCGCGCTGCACGGGCTCGTGATGCTCGAGCTGTCGGACAAGTACCTGCTCGGCGTGTCGTTCGAGGAGCTCGTCGAGCCCGCGATCGACCGGCTGATCCGCGGACTGCTGCGAGGCCCGGATGCGCTCTCCGAGGCCCCGCCCTCCGGAGGCTCCCCGTGA
- a CDS encoding SDR family oxidoreductase: protein MRREREGGRALILEGKTVVVTGVGSGLGSEIVRCAHRDGANVMLAARTQKNLEAVADEVAPTGERIAWKTADVTDGDACDSLFDAAIDRFGRIDALVNVAALDTVFGGIFDTPVDAWRKTFEVNVFGLATLVRSAAEHMKDPGVKGGRSIVLIGSQSSELPGPSQVAYASSKGALMTAMKFMANELGPLGIRVNTVIPTWMWGPPVQAYVRGAAKQRGVTEDEVLAEIVAKMPLGEMPADDDVAEAVVFFCSDRARMITGQSLLVNAGELMP from the coding sequence ATGCGGCGCGAGCGAGAAGGAGGGAGAGCGTTGATCCTCGAAGGCAAGACCGTCGTCGTGACGGGTGTCGGAAGCGGGCTCGGCAGCGAGATCGTGCGCTGCGCGCACCGCGACGGCGCGAACGTCATGCTGGCGGCGCGCACGCAGAAGAACCTCGAGGCCGTGGCCGACGAGGTCGCGCCCACCGGCGAGCGCATCGCGTGGAAGACGGCCGACGTCACCGACGGCGACGCGTGCGACTCGCTCTTCGACGCGGCGATCGACCGCTTCGGGCGCATCGACGCGCTCGTCAACGTCGCGGCGCTCGACACCGTCTTCGGCGGCATCTTCGACACGCCGGTCGACGCCTGGCGCAAGACGTTCGAGGTCAACGTCTTCGGGCTCGCGACGCTCGTGCGCTCGGCGGCCGAGCACATGAAGGACCCGGGCGTGAAGGGCGGCCGCTCGATCGTGCTGATCGGGTCGCAGTCGTCCGAGCTGCCGGGCCCCTCGCAGGTCGCCTACGCGTCGTCGAAGGGCGCGCTCATGACGGCGATGAAGTTCATGGCGAACGAGCTCGGCCCGCTCGGCATCCGCGTCAACACCGTGATCCCGACGTGGATGTGGGGCCCGCCCGTGCAGGCCTACGTCCGCGGCGCCGCGAAGCAGCGCGGCGTCACCGAGGACGAGGTGCTCGCCGAGATCGTCGCGAAGATGCCGCTCGGCGAGATGCCGGCCGACGACGACGTGGCCGAGGCCGTCGTCTTCTTCTGCTCGGATCGCGCCCGCATGATCACGGGGCAGTCGCTGCTCGTGAACGCGGGCGAGCTCATGCCGTAG
- a CDS encoding DUF3604 domain-containing protein: MHRRVDTPTPAAALLAAGVAIALAGVARAEPAPPAAAAGRCAAHDELRRPLYGDFHVHTGWSMDAYTMDQRTTPDDAYRFASGGAIRIPPLDAKGEMTREIRIDRPLDFAAVTDHSEFFGEVAVCTRPGSEVYDSVYCRGFRGIGANGEPLDGIMSRSAALYGRTVADHMRMDKGQGHPDTICGEDGARCADAARTVWQETQAAADRWNDTTDACRFTTFKAYEYSLTPRLTKIHRNIVFANDVVPPTPISAADEPEPHRMRERLANECLDAGTGCRVVAIPHNSNLSNGHMFALDYPGASTVPEQAKQAALRARVERLVEIMQIKGDSECRNGMWKVAGGADELCDFEKFRVGDPPDCEDGTGEGALAGRGCRSRNDFVRYALAQGVAEQARLGVNPFKLGIIASTDTHNGNPGDVEESSFPGAAGMRDATPEGRLAGVKMELAISQVASNPGGLVGVWAEENSRESIFAALERRETFGTSGTRIAPRFFGAWATAEGGGGFGAGACESARPAATGYAKGVPMGRDLAPRPGDGAAPVFLVQAARDPGTPAKPGAKLQRIQIVKAWPGEGGVLHQRVVDVAGGPNDAAVDTASCATSGPGHDALCGTWRDDAFDPAQGAVYYARVVENPTCRYSTYECNALPAERRPPSCGDPAVPKTIQERAWTSPIWYEPAPRG; this comes from the coding sequence ATGCACCGACGCGTCGACACGCCGACCCCCGCCGCCGCGCTCCTCGCGGCCGGTGTCGCGATCGCGCTCGCCGGCGTCGCGCGCGCCGAGCCCGCGCCGCCCGCCGCCGCCGCGGGCCGGTGCGCTGCGCACGACGAGCTGCGCCGCCCGCTCTACGGCGACTTCCACGTCCACACCGGCTGGTCCATGGACGCCTACACGATGGACCAGCGCACGACGCCCGACGACGCGTACCGCTTCGCGAGCGGCGGCGCGATCCGCATCCCGCCGCTCGACGCGAAGGGCGAGATGACGCGCGAGATCCGCATCGACCGCCCGCTCGACTTCGCCGCGGTGACCGACCACTCCGAGTTCTTCGGCGAGGTCGCGGTGTGCACGCGTCCGGGCAGCGAGGTGTACGACTCGGTGTACTGCCGCGGCTTCCGCGGCATCGGCGCGAACGGCGAGCCGCTCGACGGCATCATGTCGCGCTCGGCCGCGCTCTACGGGCGCACCGTCGCCGACCACATGAGGATGGACAAGGGCCAGGGCCACCCGGACACGATCTGCGGCGAGGACGGCGCGCGCTGCGCCGACGCCGCGCGCACCGTCTGGCAGGAGACGCAGGCCGCGGCCGACCGCTGGAACGACACGACGGACGCGTGCCGCTTCACGACGTTCAAGGCCTACGAGTACTCGCTCACGCCGCGGCTCACGAAGATCCACCGCAACATCGTGTTCGCGAACGACGTCGTGCCGCCGACGCCGATCTCGGCGGCCGACGAGCCCGAGCCGCACCGCATGCGCGAGCGCCTCGCGAACGAGTGCCTGGATGCGGGCACGGGCTGTCGCGTCGTCGCCATTCCGCACAACTCGAACCTCTCGAACGGCCACATGTTCGCGCTCGACTATCCCGGCGCGTCGACCGTGCCCGAGCAGGCGAAGCAGGCGGCGCTGCGCGCGCGCGTCGAGCGGCTGGTCGAGATCATGCAGATCAAGGGCGACTCGGAGTGCCGCAACGGCATGTGGAAGGTCGCCGGTGGCGCGGACGAGCTGTGCGACTTCGAGAAGTTCCGCGTCGGCGACCCGCCCGATTGCGAGGACGGCACGGGCGAGGGCGCGCTCGCCGGCCGCGGCTGCCGCTCGCGCAACGACTTCGTCCGTTATGCGCTCGCGCAGGGCGTCGCCGAGCAGGCGCGGCTCGGCGTGAACCCGTTCAAGCTCGGCATCATCGCGAGCACCGACACGCACAACGGCAACCCGGGCGACGTCGAGGAGAGCTCGTTCCCCGGCGCGGCCGGCATGCGCGACGCGACGCCCGAGGGCCGGCTCGCGGGTGTGAAGATGGAGCTCGCGATCTCGCAGGTGGCGTCGAACCCGGGCGGCCTCGTCGGCGTGTGGGCCGAGGAGAACTCGCGCGAGTCGATCTTCGCGGCGCTCGAGCGGCGCGAGACGTTCGGCACGAGCGGCACGCGCATCGCGCCGCGCTTCTTCGGCGCGTGGGCGACCGCGGAGGGCGGCGGCGGCTTCGGCGCGGGTGCGTGCGAGTCCGCGCGGCCGGCGGCGACGGGCTACGCGAAGGGCGTGCCGATGGGGCGCGACCTCGCGCCGCGGCCGGGCGACGGCGCGGCGCCCGTCTTCCTCGTGCAGGCCGCGCGCGACCCGGGCACGCCCGCGAAGCCCGGCGCGAAGCTCCAGCGCATCCAGATCGTGAAGGCGTGGCCCGGCGAGGGCGGCGTGCTGCACCAGCGCGTCGTCGACGTCGCGGGCGGGCCGAACGACGCCGCCGTCGACACGGCGTCGTGCGCGACGTCGGGCCCCGGGCACGACGCGCTCTGCGGCACCTGGCGCGACGACGCGTTCGACCCGGCCCAGGGCGCCGTCTACTACGCGCGCGTGGTCGAGAACCCGACGTGTCGCTACAGCACGTACGAGTGCAACGCGCTCCCGGCCGAGCGGCGCCCGCCGTCGTGCGGCGACCCGGCCGTCCCGAAGACGATCCAGGAGCGCGCGTGGACGTCGCCCATCTGGTACGAGCCCGCGCCGCGCGGCTGA
- a CDS encoding OB-fold domain-containing protein: MISSIRYASDDGRPLPIPNPTTQPYFDAARDRRLVLPRCPRDGFFFYPRTRCPHCLGDDWSWERASGFGTLHSFTVDRIGHDPALAHKAPFAIGIVELEEGPRMTANIVDCALEDLAIDMPLEVCFEDVDGHTLVNFRPRG; this comes from the coding sequence ATGATCTCGAGCATCCGCTACGCGAGCGACGACGGCCGCCCGCTCCCCATCCCGAACCCGACCACGCAGCCCTACTTCGACGCCGCGCGCGACCGCCGCCTCGTCCTGCCCCGCTGCCCGCGCGACGGCTTCTTCTTCTACCCGCGCACGCGCTGCCCGCACTGCCTGGGCGACGACTGGAGCTGGGAGCGCGCGAGCGGCTTCGGCACGCTCCACTCCTTCACGGTCGACCGCATCGGCCACGACCCCGCGCTCGCCCACAAGGCCCCCTTCGCCATCGGCATCGTCGAGCTCGAAGAAGGCCCGCGCATGACGGCCAACATCGTCGACTGCGCGCTCGAAGACCTCGCGATCGACATGCCGCTCGAAGTCTGCTTCGAGGACGTGGATGGGCACACGCTGGTGAACTTCCGGCCGCGGGGGTAG
- a CDS encoding tyrosine-protein phosphatase, translating into MGTPPGSSGSFAAAPLPALERVANFRELGGLATRDGRRVRRARVFRSGHWGRASAADVAALDALGVAVVVDFRSEKDVAHEGADRLPDGCAHLHLPTADPAAHLDTRDIILSGDAALVRAHFGDGRAERSMRASAEKLAVERTDVFGAFLAKLAEPGCPPALFHCSAGKDRAGWAASCLLLALGVGEDDVVEHYLVSNRTYDAAMQHGALPALPDEVLALVRPLLQVRAEYAHAAIGAARARFGTLDAYFREGLGLADEQREQLRANWLEPA; encoded by the coding sequence ATGGGCACGCCTCCCGGCTCTTCCGGCTCCTTCGCCGCGGCTCCGCTGCCCGCGCTCGAGCGCGTCGCGAACTTCCGCGAGCTCGGCGGCCTCGCGACGCGCGACGGCCGGCGCGTGCGGCGCGCGCGCGTCTTCCGCAGCGGCCACTGGGGGCGCGCGAGCGCGGCCGACGTCGCGGCGCTCGACGCGCTCGGCGTCGCCGTCGTCGTCGACTTCCGCTCCGAGAAGGACGTGGCCCACGAGGGCGCAGACCGGCTGCCCGACGGCTGCGCGCACCTCCACCTGCCGACGGCCGACCCCGCCGCACACCTCGACACGCGCGACATCATCCTCTCGGGCGACGCCGCGCTCGTGCGCGCGCACTTCGGCGACGGACGCGCGGAGCGGTCGATGCGCGCGAGCGCCGAGAAGCTCGCGGTCGAGCGCACGGACGTCTTCGGCGCATTCCTCGCGAAGCTCGCCGAGCCGGGGTGCCCGCCCGCACTCTTCCACTGCTCGGCCGGCAAGGACCGCGCGGGCTGGGCGGCGTCGTGCCTGCTGCTCGCACTCGGCGTGGGCGAAGACGACGTCGTCGAGCACTACCTCGTCTCGAACCGCACCTACGACGCCGCGATGCAGCACGGCGCGCTGCCGGCGCTCCCCGACGAGGTGCTCGCGCTCGTGCGGCCGCTGCTCCAGGTGCGCGCCGAGTACGCGCACGCCGCGATCGGCGCCGCGCGCGCGCGCTTCGGCACGCTCGACGCCTACTTCCGCGAGGGGCTCGGGCTCGCGGACGAGCAGCGCGAGCAGCTGCGCGCGAACTGGCTCGAGCCCGCCTAG
- a CDS encoding VOC family protein — MPVRALDHLAITVADVDRTLRFYERVLGAESLYEEMFREGRIPVAMLQVGGSRLSVHPAAKPAAPHARVPTAGSADVCFRFDGPIADAKAMLEGAGVDVVLGPVPRPAADGAMGQSVYFTDPDGNLLELLSTDG; from the coding sequence GTGCCCGTGCGCGCGCTCGATCACCTCGCCATCACGGTCGCCGACGTCGACCGCACGCTGCGCTTCTACGAGCGCGTGCTCGGCGCCGAGTCGCTCTACGAGGAGATGTTCCGCGAGGGCCGCATTCCGGTCGCGATGCTGCAGGTGGGCGGGAGCCGGCTCTCCGTGCACCCGGCCGCGAAGCCCGCCGCGCCGCACGCGCGCGTGCCGACGGCCGGCTCGGCCGACGTCTGCTTCCGCTTCGACGGCCCGATCGCGGACGCGAAGGCGATGCTCGAGGGCGCGGGCGTCGACGTCGTGCTCGGCCCCGTGCCGCGCCCGGCGGCCGACGGCGCGATGGGCCAGTCGGTCTACTTCACCGACCCGGACGGCAACCTGCTCGAGCTCCTGTCGACGGACGGCTGA
- a CDS encoding thiolase family protein, producing the protein MSLRKAAIAGLTEWKPERVWTRPMFTMEAMAELARELLDDTGIEKGEVDGLVIGGAMDSPMFAPSAVAEYLGVRSHFNEVVDLGGATAAGMIWRAAAAVQLGLCDVVLVLVPSVPPPPPPAGGGMGSKMVMPAYLGGDAWGSPQGQFEIPAGLVAATPSFAMAAQRYMAKYGLREETLAKIAVHERHNAQANPLAMFRGKPIDVQDVMESRRVADPIKLLEIVMPCFGGGGVVVTTKKRAKKTPHRPALVTGYAEHLTHKSITYAPDLLDTPIRVAAERAFDMAGAKRGAVDYAGIYDCYTITVLLTIEDAGFCKKGEGGAFVEERDLRFDGGDWPLNTHGGQLGMGQGGSAGGLSHITEAVRQIQGRAGERQLPRCDLAYANGTGGMLAEQVALILEGE; encoded by the coding sequence ATGTCGCTGCGCAAGGCCGCGATCGCGGGTCTCACGGAGTGGAAGCCCGAGCGCGTGTGGACGCGCCCGATGTTCACGATGGAGGCGATGGCAGAGCTCGCGCGCGAGCTGCTCGACGACACGGGCATCGAGAAGGGCGAGGTCGACGGCCTCGTGATCGGCGGCGCGATGGATTCGCCGATGTTCGCGCCGTCCGCCGTCGCCGAGTATCTCGGCGTGCGCTCGCACTTCAACGAGGTGGTCGACCTCGGCGGCGCGACCGCGGCCGGCATGATCTGGCGCGCCGCCGCCGCCGTGCAGCTCGGCCTGTGCGACGTCGTGCTCGTGCTCGTGCCGTCGGTGCCGCCGCCCCCGCCGCCCGCCGGCGGCGGCATGGGCAGCAAGATGGTGATGCCCGCCTATCTCGGCGGCGACGCCTGGGGCTCGCCGCAGGGCCAGTTCGAGATCCCGGCCGGCCTCGTCGCCGCGACGCCGAGCTTCGCGATGGCCGCGCAGCGCTACATGGCGAAGTACGGGCTCCGCGAGGAGACGCTCGCGAAGATCGCCGTGCACGAGCGGCACAACGCGCAGGCGAACCCGCTCGCGATGTTCCGCGGCAAGCCGATCGACGTGCAGGACGTGATGGAGTCGCGCCGCGTCGCCGACCCGATCAAGCTGCTCGAGATCGTGATGCCCTGCTTCGGCGGCGGCGGCGTCGTCGTCACGACGAAGAAGCGCGCGAAGAAGACGCCGCACCGCCCGGCGCTCGTCACCGGCTACGCCGAGCACCTCACGCACAAGAGCATCACGTACGCGCCCGACCTGCTCGACACGCCGATCCGCGTCGCCGCCGAGCGCGCCTTCGACATGGCCGGCGCGAAGCGCGGCGCCGTCGACTACGCGGGCATCTACGACTGCTACACGATCACCGTGCTGCTCACGATCGAGGACGCGGGCTTCTGCAAGAAGGGCGAGGGCGGCGCCTTCGTCGAGGAGCGCGACCTGCGCTTCGACGGCGGCGACTGGCCGCTCAACACGCACGGCGGCCAGCTCGGCATGGGGCAGGGCGGCTCGGCCGGCGGCCTCTCGCACATCACCGAGGCCGTGCGCCAGATCCAGGGCCGCGCCGGCGAGCGCCAGCTCCCCCGCTGCGACCTCGCCTACGCCAACGGAACCGGCGGCATGCTCGCGGAGCAGGTCGCGCTCATCCTGGAGGGCGAGTGA
- a CDS encoding enoyl-CoA hydratase/isomerase family protein, giving the protein MDFETIRYEKPEPGIAVATLARPDRLNTLTATLLRELDAAVDLAERDDDVRVLALAGAPRPDGRPCFSAGVDVRAFEAGDGVTEEAGFALTNRIDDLLKPVVAVVDGVCSTGGAELALACDLRIVGEAAEISDWHLKKLGTGLGAWGGATRWARLLGVQRAKEVILTGKVVTGAEAYRIGFASELHPSAALWERAMETLRAIAAMDPRGLRLTLAHLDRAQDMSRDQALRWAQLAPDWLGVRVRADELRGKVLGGRREPDGDA; this is encoded by the coding sequence GTGGACTTCGAGACGATCCGGTACGAGAAGCCCGAGCCCGGCATCGCCGTCGCGACGCTCGCGCGCCCCGACAGGCTCAACACGCTGACCGCGACGCTGCTGCGCGAGCTCGATGCCGCCGTCGACCTCGCCGAGCGCGACGACGACGTGCGCGTGCTCGCCCTCGCGGGCGCGCCGCGGCCCGACGGGCGGCCGTGCTTCAGCGCGGGCGTCGACGTGCGCGCGTTCGAGGCGGGCGACGGCGTCACCGAGGAGGCGGGCTTCGCGCTCACCAACCGCATCGACGACCTGCTGAAGCCCGTCGTCGCCGTCGTCGACGGCGTGTGCAGCACGGGCGGCGCCGAGCTCGCGCTCGCGTGCGACCTGCGCATCGTCGGCGAGGCGGCCGAGATCAGCGACTGGCACCTGAAGAAGCTCGGCACGGGGCTCGGCGCGTGGGGCGGCGCCACGCGCTGGGCGCGCCTGCTCGGCGTGCAGCGCGCGAAGGAGGTGATCCTGACGGGCAAGGTCGTGACGGGTGCCGAGGCCTACCGCATCGGGTTCGCGAGCGAGCTCCACCCGTCGGCCGCGCTGTGGGAGCGCGCGATGGAGACGCTGCGCGCGATCGCCGCGATGGATCCGCGCGGCCTGCGCCTCACGCTCGCGCACCTCGACCGCGCGCAGGACATGAGCCGCGACCAGGCGCTCCGCTGGGCGCAGCTCGCGCCCGACTGGCTCGGCGTGCGCGTGCGCGCGGACGAGCTCCGGGGGAAGGTGCTCGGCGGGCGGCGCGAGCCGGACGGCGACGCCTAA
- a CDS encoding acyl-CoA dehydrogenase family protein → MDFDYDDVTKQALERLRRFMDEHVYPNERAYHEQHAAQADRWQTPPLMEELKAKAREAGLWNLFLPHSKYGAGLTNVQYAPLCEQMGRVGFAPEVFNCSAPDTGNMETIERYGSEAQKKEWLEPLLDGKIRSAFAMTEPAVASSDATNIETAIRRDGDHYVVDGRKWWTSGANDPRCRILIVMGKTSFDGPLHAQQSMILVPVDTPGVTVLRPLSVFGYDDAPHGHAEVLFENVRVPASHILLGEGRGFEIAQGRLGPGRIHHCMRAIGVAERALEMTCARLAQRTAFGKPIYQHSVWEERIADARIDIECARLLTLKAAHMMDTVGNKVARAEIAMIKVKAPNTALAILDQAIQAHGGGGVSSDFWVANAWAQTRTLRLADGPDEVHRRTVARLEMKRQLGGGAR, encoded by the coding sequence GTGGACTTCGACTACGACGACGTGACGAAGCAGGCGCTCGAGCGGCTCCGGCGGTTCATGGACGAGCACGTCTACCCGAACGAGCGCGCCTACCACGAGCAGCACGCCGCGCAGGCCGACCGCTGGCAGACGCCGCCGCTGATGGAGGAGCTCAAGGCGAAGGCGCGCGAGGCCGGCCTGTGGAACCTCTTCCTCCCGCATAGCAAGTACGGCGCCGGCCTCACCAACGTCCAGTACGCGCCGCTGTGCGAGCAGATGGGACGCGTCGGCTTCGCGCCCGAGGTCTTCAACTGCTCGGCGCCCGACACGGGCAACATGGAGACGATCGAGCGCTACGGCAGCGAGGCCCAGAAGAAGGAGTGGCTCGAGCCGCTCCTCGACGGGAAGATCCGCTCCGCCTTCGCGATGACCGAGCCCGCGGTCGCGTCGTCCGACGCGACCAACATCGAGACCGCGATCCGCCGCGACGGCGACCACTACGTCGTCGACGGCCGCAAGTGGTGGACGTCCGGCGCGAACGACCCTCGCTGCCGGATCCTGATCGTCATGGGCAAGACGAGCTTCGACGGCCCGCTGCACGCACAGCAGAGCATGATCCTCGTGCCGGTGGACACGCCCGGCGTCACCGTGCTGCGCCCGCTCAGCGTCTTCGGCTACGACGACGCGCCGCACGGCCACGCCGAGGTGCTCTTCGAGAACGTGCGCGTGCCCGCCTCGCACATCCTGCTCGGCGAGGGGCGCGGGTTCGAGATCGCGCAGGGGCGTCTCGGGCCGGGCCGCATCCACCACTGCATGCGCGCGATCGGCGTCGCCGAGCGTGCGCTCGAGATGACGTGCGCGCGGCTCGCGCAGCGGACGGCGTTCGGGAAGCCCATCTACCAGCACTCGGTGTGGGAGGAGCGGATCGCCGACGCGCGCATCGACATCGAGTGCGCGCGGCTGCTGACGCTCAAGGCCGCGCACATGATGGACACGGTGGGGAACAAGGTCGCGCGCGCCGAGATCGCGATGATCAAGGTGAAGGCGCCGAACACGGCGCTCGCCATCCTCGACCAGGCGATCCAGGCGCACGGCGGCGGCGGCGTGTCGAGCGACTTCTGGGTCGCGAACGCGTGGGCGCAGACGCGCACGCTGCGGCTCGCCGACGGCCCCGACGAGGTGCACCGGCGCACGGTCGCGCGCCTCGAGATGAAGCGGCAGCTCGGCGGCGGCGCTCGTTAG